A section of the Marinimicrobium koreense genome encodes:
- the tolR gene encoding protein TolR, with amino-acid sequence MSPFGRKPKKKPLAEINVVPYIDVMLVLLIVFMVTAPLLMQGVQVELPQAPSEPLEDDDVEPLIVSIKKDGTYYINLGGDQEQARPLAEIKETVGKVLRQKPETPVLVWGDQEVGYGLVVQLMTELQSAGAPSVGLVTEPPQ; translated from the coding sequence ATGTCTCCGTTTGGGCGTAAACCCAAAAAGAAGCCTCTGGCTGAAATCAACGTGGTGCCCTACATCGATGTGATGTTGGTGCTGCTCATTGTGTTTATGGTGACCGCGCCGCTGCTGATGCAGGGCGTTCAGGTCGAATTACCTCAGGCGCCCTCCGAGCCGCTGGAAGACGATGACGTAGAGCCGTTGATCGTGTCCATCAAAAAGGACGGCACCTACTACATCAACCTGGGCGGGGATCAGGAGCAGGCGCGCCCGCTCGCGGAGATCAAGGAAACGGTCGGGAAGGTGCTGCGCCAGAAACCCGAAACCCCCGTGCTGGTATGGGGCGATCAGGAAGTGGGCTACGGCTTGGTCGTGCAACTGATGACCGAGCTGCAAAGTGCCGGGGCTCCCTCGGTGGGGCTTGTCACCGAACCGCCACAGTGA
- the ruvB gene encoding Holliday junction branch migration DNA helicase RuvB produces MIETDRLIDAAPREREDVIDRAVRPKALADYIGQPAVREQMEIFIGAAQKRGEALDHTLVFGPPGLGKTTLANIIATEMGVSLKSTSGPVLEKAGDLAALMTNLEPGDVLFIDEIHRLSPVVEEILYPAMEDFQLDIMIGEGPAARSIKLDLPPFTLVGATTRAGLLTSPLRDRFGIVQRLEFYSVADLTRIVLRAAELIGVNMEESGAVEVAKRARGTPRVANRLLRRVRDYAEMRGDGVVTSEMADLALNMLKVDERGFDHMDRRLLLALMDNFDGGPVGIESLAAAISEERGTIEDVIEPYLIQQGFMARTPRGRILTANAYLHFGVDLPKRLRESD; encoded by the coding sequence ATGATTGAAACCGATCGCCTGATTGATGCGGCACCTCGCGAGCGCGAAGACGTGATCGACCGCGCCGTGCGCCCCAAGGCGCTGGCCGACTACATTGGCCAGCCCGCCGTGCGCGAGCAGATGGAAATATTTATCGGCGCGGCCCAGAAACGGGGTGAAGCGCTGGATCACACCCTAGTGTTCGGCCCGCCGGGCCTGGGTAAGACCACCCTCGCCAATATCATCGCCACCGAGATGGGGGTCTCCCTGAAAAGCACCTCCGGCCCGGTGTTGGAAAAGGCCGGTGATCTGGCCGCGCTGATGACCAATCTGGAGCCCGGCGATGTACTCTTTATCGACGAAATTCATCGCCTGAGCCCGGTGGTGGAGGAAATTCTCTACCCGGCCATGGAGGACTTTCAGCTCGATATCATGATCGGTGAAGGGCCTGCGGCCCGCTCCATCAAACTGGATCTGCCGCCGTTTACCCTGGTGGGGGCAACCACCCGGGCCGGCCTGTTGACCTCGCCGTTGCGGGACCGATTTGGCATTGTCCAGCGCCTGGAGTTCTACTCCGTAGCGGATCTGACCCGCATTGTGCTGCGAGCGGCGGAGCTGATCGGGGTCAATATGGAAGAGTCCGGTGCGGTCGAAGTGGCCAAGCGGGCGCGAGGCACCCCTCGGGTGGCCAACCGCCTGTTACGTCGGGTACGCGATTACGCAGAGATGCGTGGCGACGGTGTGGTGACCTCGGAAATGGCCGATCTGGCCCTGAATATGCTCAAAGTGGACGAGCGTGGTTTTGATCATATGGACCGCCGCCTGCTGCTGGCGCTGATGGACAACTTTGATGGTGGCCCGGTGGGTATTGAAAGCCTGGCTGCCGCCATCAGTGAAGAGCGGGGCACCATCGAGGACGTGATTGAGCCCTACCTGATCCAACAGGGGTTCATGGCACGCACGCCTCGCGGCCGTATTCTCACCGCCAATGCCTATCTGCACTTCGGAGTGGATTTACCAAAGCGCCTCAGGGAGAGTGACTGA
- the ppnN gene encoding nucleotide 5'-monophosphate nucleosidase PpnN, with the protein MTHSQQPYQGSVLDHSQRKYQTIDAVVSPVGPLKVLSKVEMAKLLDASQSGLYSLFRSCALAVLNSGNYMDDGKELLERYKNFSIRVLQEERGIKLDIKGAPASAFVDGKMIRGITEHLFAVLRDVLYASAEIQNNPKFDLDTQEGTTDAVFHMLRNAMALQSGVEPKLIVCWGGHSISREEYDYTKEVGYQMGLRGLDICTGCGPGAMKGPMKGANIGHAKQRIKAGRYLGITEPGIIAAEAPNPMVNELVILPDIEKRLEAFVRSGHGIVVFPGGAGTAEEILYLLGILLHPDNRDIPFPVIFTGPEDSAAYFERIHEFIGTTLGEEAQQRYQIIVDDPPKVAREMLEGVKHVREFRRHTDDAFYFNWQLKIDPDFQRPFVPNHENMRSLALHKNQAPHELAANLRRVFSGIVAGNVKDEGIRAIEQHGHFEIHGDPEVMLPVDELLASFVAQNRMKLPGRTYRPCYRII; encoded by the coding sequence ATGACTCATTCTCAGCAGCCGTATCAGGGGTCCGTATTGGACCACTCGCAGAGAAAGTACCAGACCATTGATGCCGTCGTGTCCCCGGTGGGGCCACTGAAGGTGCTATCCAAAGTGGAAATGGCCAAACTCCTGGACGCCAGTCAGAGCGGCCTGTATTCCCTGTTTCGCAGCTGCGCCCTCGCGGTACTGAACAGCGGCAACTACATGGATGACGGCAAGGAGTTGCTGGAGCGCTACAAGAATTTTTCCATCCGTGTGCTGCAGGAAGAGCGGGGCATAAAACTTGATATCAAAGGGGCGCCGGCCAGCGCATTTGTCGACGGGAAGATGATTCGCGGGATTACCGAGCACCTGTTTGCCGTATTGCGCGATGTACTCTACGCCAGCGCGGAGATTCAGAATAATCCAAAGTTCGACCTGGACACCCAGGAGGGCACCACCGATGCCGTGTTCCATATGTTACGCAACGCCATGGCGCTGCAATCCGGCGTGGAACCCAAGCTGATCGTGTGCTGGGGCGGCCACTCCATCAGTCGCGAGGAGTATGATTACACCAAGGAGGTGGGCTACCAGATGGGCCTGCGCGGGTTGGATATCTGCACCGGCTGCGGACCTGGTGCGATGAAGGGCCCCATGAAGGGCGCCAATATCGGTCATGCCAAGCAGCGCATCAAGGCCGGCCGTTACCTGGGTATTACCGAGCCGGGCATTATCGCGGCCGAAGCGCCCAACCCCATGGTCAATGAGCTGGTCATTCTTCCCGATATCGAAAAGCGTCTGGAAGCCTTCGTTCGCTCCGGCCACGGCATCGTGGTATTTCCGGGCGGCGCAGGTACGGCCGAGGAAATCCTGTATTTGCTGGGGATTCTGTTGCACCCGGACAATCGTGACATTCCCTTTCCGGTCATATTTACAGGACCGGAAGACTCGGCCGCGTACTTCGAGCGCATCCATGAGTTCATTGGCACCACCCTGGGAGAAGAGGCCCAGCAACGCTACCAGATTATTGTGGATGATCCGCCTAAAGTCGCCCGGGAGATGCTTGAGGGCGTCAAGCATGTGCGCGAGTTCCGCCGGCACACCGATGACGCCTTTTATTTCAACTGGCAACTGAAAATTGATCCGGACTTCCAGCGTCCTTTCGTGCCCAACCACGAGAACATGCGCTCACTGGCGTTGCATAAAAATCAGGCCCCCCACGAACTGGCGGCCAATTTGCGGCGGGTCTTTTCCGGCATCGTCGCCGGCAATGTGAAGGATGAAGGCATCCGCGCGATTGAGCAACACGGGCATTTTGAAATTCACGGCGACCCGGAGGTGATGCTCCCGGTGGACGAACTGCTGGCCTCCTTCGTGGCGCAAAACCGTATGAAACTGCCGGGACGGACCTATCGCCCCTGTTACCGGATCATCTGA
- the tolQ gene encoding protein TolQ, whose amino-acid sequence MSIWSLVAEASLLVQFVMLLLFLASVISWVMIVQRGLYLRKARGLFHGFERQFWSGIDLNQLYRQGNGKTAEGAENIFRAGFKEFTRLRQQSGASSEAVMEGSQRAMRVALSREEEKLELHLPFLASVASVSPYIGLFGTVWGIMNSFRGLANVHQATLATVAPGIAEALVATAMGLFAAIPAVLAYNRYSARAEAMLNYYHTFAEEFSAILHRQVHSKQVSS is encoded by the coding sequence ATGTCCATCTGGAGCCTGGTGGCTGAAGCCAGTCTGCTGGTTCAGTTTGTCATGCTGCTCCTGTTTCTCGCCTCTGTCATCTCCTGGGTCATGATCGTCCAGCGGGGGTTGTACCTGCGTAAGGCTCGTGGCCTGTTTCATGGATTTGAACGGCAGTTCTGGTCCGGCATTGACCTCAACCAGTTGTACCGTCAGGGCAATGGTAAAACCGCTGAGGGGGCCGAGAATATTTTCCGGGCCGGCTTCAAGGAGTTCACTCGCCTGCGTCAGCAGAGCGGAGCCAGCTCCGAAGCGGTGATGGAAGGCAGCCAGCGGGCCATGCGCGTGGCGCTTTCCCGCGAGGAAGAAAAGCTGGAGCTGCATCTGCCATTTCTGGCCAGTGTCGCCTCGGTCAGTCCCTATATCGGACTGTTCGGCACTGTGTGGGGCATCATGAATTCATTCCGGGGCCTGGCCAACGTCCATCAGGCGACCCTCGCCACGGTCGCACCGGGCATTGCCGAGGCACTGGTGGCTACCGCCATGGGGCTGTTTGCGGCGATTCCCGCGGTACTGGCGTACAACCGCTATTCGGCTCGCGCCGAGGCCATGCTCAATTATTACCATACCTTCGCGGAAGAGTTTTCGGCCATCCTGCATCGGCAGGTCCACAGCAAACAGGTTTCATCCTGA
- a CDS encoding alpha/beta hydrolase, translating to MSYLPCVEIEPNAPANSAVIWLHGLGADGNDFAPLVPQLQLPDSCHTRFVFPHAPQIPVTINGGMVMRAWYDIREMSIDRKVDVETLKASAGDVHRLIERELERGIAAERIVLAGFSQGGAVAYEAALSYEQRLGGLLVLSSYLATADSLVRAPANQTLPVLIQHGVHDPVVPEVLGQRAKAQLETWGYPVRYERYSVEHGVCAEQIPVISRWLGQRLCGE from the coding sequence ATGAGCTATTTACCCTGTGTGGAAATTGAACCCAACGCACCCGCAAACAGCGCGGTCATCTGGCTGCATGGACTGGGGGCCGACGGTAATGATTTCGCGCCGCTGGTCCCGCAACTGCAGCTGCCGGATTCGTGTCATACCCGGTTTGTATTTCCCCACGCGCCGCAGATACCGGTGACCATCAACGGCGGCATGGTCATGCGTGCCTGGTACGATATTCGTGAAATGAGCATCGACCGGAAAGTGGATGTCGAAACGCTGAAGGCGTCGGCGGGCGACGTCCATCGCCTGATTGAGCGGGAGTTGGAGCGTGGCATTGCGGCCGAGCGCATTGTGCTCGCCGGCTTTTCCCAGGGCGGTGCGGTGGCCTATGAAGCGGCGCTCAGCTATGAACAACGGCTGGGAGGGCTGTTGGTTCTATCGTCTTATCTGGCCACAGCGGACTCACTGGTGCGGGCGCCGGCCAACCAGACCCTTCCGGTACTGATTCAGCATGGTGTCCACGATCCGGTGGTGCCTGAGGTGTTGGGGCAGCGCGCGAAGGCGCAGCTTGAAACCTGGGGCTATCCGGTCCGCTACGAGCGCTACTCGGTGGAGCATGGTGTCTGTGCGGAGCAGATTCCGGTGATCAGCCGCTGGCTGGGCCAGCGGCTGTGTGGGGAGTGA
- the ybgC gene encoding tol-pal system-associated acyl-CoA thioesterase: protein MSLISSRSETEVSESALAGEFSLPVRVYIEDTDAGGIVYYVNYLKFMERCRTEFLRQLGYDKPAILDDGLLLVVHKAEVQYHRSARLDDALRVTARIEKLARTNVVFHQSVWRGNELLCDGLIRIACVCGESFRPRPIPTEMQKKIASTTES, encoded by the coding sequence ATGAGCCTGATTTCAAGCCGGAGTGAGACGGAGGTCTCAGAGTCAGCCTTGGCGGGTGAATTTTCCTTGCCGGTCAGGGTCTACATCGAAGACACCGATGCCGGAGGGATTGTCTACTACGTGAACTATTTAAAGTTCATGGAGCGTTGTCGAACCGAATTTCTGCGCCAGTTAGGGTATGATAAGCCGGCCATTCTGGATGACGGTCTGCTGTTGGTCGTACACAAGGCCGAGGTGCAGTACCATCGCTCCGCCCGACTCGATGACGCGTTGCGCGTGACCGCGCGGATCGAGAAACTGGCGCGCACCAACGTGGTTTTTCACCAGTCCGTCTGGCGAGGGAACGAACTGTTGTGTGACGGTCTAATCCGGATTGCCTGCGTGTGCGGTGAGAGTTTCCGCCCGCGTCCGATTCCAACGGAAATGCAGAAAAAAATCGCATCCACTACTGAGAGCTGA
- a CDS encoding YbgF trimerization domain-containing protein: protein MMKTLITATAFTVIAVAAPVLQAQVRVVESQPLGNNQSANSGDAQGASNMQAELFYQFQALQQEVLELRGLVEEQAHEIQRLKQQRMDDYLDLDRRIGELSRSGGGNPGASLGSGSSGESGETGDRVSETQMYRDAYQLLRDREIEQSIEAFNAYLDAYPQGNFAGNSHYWLGEIYLLNEDLDAAQEWFEKLLREFPDDRKRADAQYKLGRVYHQQGDEQRAQQLLQDVASGTSDAARLARQYLQDNFQ from the coding sequence ATGATGAAGACCTTGATAACCGCCACAGCGTTCACCGTGATCGCCGTGGCGGCGCCGGTACTGCAAGCTCAGGTCCGGGTGGTTGAGTCTCAGCCGCTGGGCAACAATCAGTCTGCCAATTCCGGTGATGCCCAAGGAGCCTCCAACATGCAGGCGGAGCTGTTTTATCAGTTTCAGGCACTGCAGCAGGAAGTACTGGAGTTGCGCGGCCTGGTGGAAGAGCAGGCGCACGAAATTCAGCGTTTGAAGCAGCAGCGAATGGACGACTACCTCGACCTGGACCGCCGAATCGGCGAGCTGAGTCGCTCCGGTGGTGGCAACCCGGGGGCCAGCTTGGGCAGTGGCAGCTCCGGTGAGTCAGGTGAAACCGGTGATCGGGTGTCTGAAACCCAGATGTATCGCGACGCTTACCAGCTGTTGCGCGATCGGGAAATCGAGCAGTCCATCGAGGCGTTCAACGCTTACCTCGACGCCTATCCCCAAGGTAATTTCGCTGGCAACAGCCATTACTGGCTGGGTGAGATCTACCTGCTGAACGAGGATCTGGATGCTGCACAGGAGTGGTTTGAAAAACTGTTGCGCGAGTTTCCGGACGATCGAAAACGTGCCGATGCCCAGTACAAGCTGGGCCGCGTTTACCATCAGCAAGGTGATGAGCAACGAGCCCAGCAGCTGCTGCAGGATGTTGCCTCGGGTACCAGCGATGCGGCCCGTCTTGCTCGCCAGTACCTGCAGGACAATTTTCAGTAG
- a CDS encoding high-potential iron-sulfur protein: MKRRDFLKLSAATAGATLIPVHTVSAQDEKLSPDDAQAKALNYMETSETEGQRCNNCIHAKGDLEAEWVGCNLFPGKQVKASGWCNVWAARG; encoded by the coding sequence ATGAAGCGCAGAGACTTTCTGAAGCTGTCCGCGGCAACAGCCGGTGCCACCCTGATCCCGGTACACACCGTGTCGGCTCAGGACGAAAAGCTATCTCCGGATGATGCGCAGGCCAAGGCGCTGAACTACATGGAGACCAGCGAAACCGAAGGCCAACGTTGTAATAACTGCATCCACGCCAAGGGTGATCTGGAGGCCGAATGGGTGGGGTGCAACCTGTTCCCGGGCAAACAGGTCAAGGCCAGCGGCTGGTGTAATGTCTGGGCCGCTCGCGGCTGA
- the tolB gene encoding Tol-Pal system beta propeller repeat protein TolB, protein MVRQCLALVVLWALCLGAQAQLTIEITRGVDNPTRIAVAPLEIVGGPGLPEDISRIIEDNLRRSGQFAPIAREDMLSFPHREQDVHFRDWRVLDAEYLIVGRVENVSGLYQVHYDLYDVLNQRKILSKQIVEGSERQLRDIAHAISDRVYESLTGIPGAFSTEVIYVEVLRNRTQGGEVNDTFRLMRADADGARPTMLLESDQPILSPVWSPDGRRVAYVSFETTRPAIFVQNLATGEREQLTDFQGLNGAPAWSPDGKKLALTLSKDGNPEIYTLDIDSGNFTRMTQHFAIDTEPSWTADGKGIIFTSNRGGKPQIYQVTLANGRVERLTFEGDYNARGRISQDGRTMVMVHQRNDVFHIAAQDLETGTLRILTETYLDESPSIAPNGAMLIYATRRNDKGVLAVVSLDAGTRYFLPSEQGDVREPAWSPYFD, encoded by the coding sequence ATTGTGAGACAGTGTCTGGCATTGGTCGTTTTGTGGGCGCTGTGTTTGGGAGCCCAGGCGCAGCTGACGATTGAAATCACCCGCGGGGTGGACAACCCGACCCGGATTGCGGTGGCGCCTCTGGAAATAGTCGGTGGTCCCGGCCTGCCGGAGGACATCAGCCGTATCATTGAAGATAACCTGCGTCGTAGCGGGCAATTTGCTCCGATAGCCCGTGAAGACATGCTGTCCTTCCCGCACCGGGAGCAGGATGTGCACTTCCGCGACTGGCGGGTGCTGGACGCCGAATATCTGATTGTCGGGCGGGTTGAGAACGTCTCAGGCCTTTATCAGGTGCATTATGACCTCTACGACGTGCTCAACCAGCGCAAAATCCTCAGCAAACAGATTGTCGAGGGCTCTGAACGACAGTTGCGGGATATTGCCCATGCGATCAGTGATCGTGTCTACGAGTCCTTGACCGGGATTCCCGGGGCGTTTTCCACCGAAGTGATCTACGTCGAGGTACTGCGCAATCGAACCCAGGGAGGAGAGGTCAACGATACCTTTCGCCTGATGCGCGCCGATGCCGATGGTGCCCGTCCGACCATGTTGCTCGAGTCCGACCAGCCCATTCTGTCGCCGGTATGGTCCCCCGATGGACGCCGGGTGGCCTATGTGTCGTTTGAAACCACTCGTCCGGCCATCTTTGTGCAAAACCTCGCTACTGGGGAAAGAGAGCAACTGACGGACTTCCAGGGGCTCAATGGTGCGCCGGCCTGGTCGCCGGACGGCAAGAAGCTGGCTCTGACCCTGTCGAAGGACGGCAACCCGGAAATCTACACTCTGGATATTGACTCGGGAAATTTCACTCGCATGACCCAACATTTTGCCATCGACACCGAGCCGAGCTGGACTGCCGATGGAAAAGGCATTATTTTTACCTCTAATCGGGGTGGAAAACCCCAGATTTACCAGGTAACGCTTGCCAATGGTCGTGTGGAACGCTTAACCTTCGAGGGTGATTACAACGCCAGGGGGCGCATCTCCCAGGACGGTCGCACCATGGTGATGGTGCACCAGCGCAATGATGTGTTCCACATTGCCGCACAGGATCTTGAGACCGGAACGCTGCGCATCCTGACAGAGACGTACCTGGATGAATCACCCAGCATTGCGCCAAATGGTGCTATGCTGATTTATGCGACGCGTCGCAACGATAAAGGCGTCTTGGCGGTAGTGTCGCTGGACGCCGGAACACGCTATTTTCTGCCTTCCGAGCAAGGGGATGTGCGAGAACCCGCCTGGTCGCCCTATTTCGACTAG
- the pal gene encoding peptidoglycan-associated lipoprotein Pal translates to MTNVKKQGLSLAFVLAFLAGCSSTDTTDDSDSAMGADGQAGSGVTTGTSDRDGVSSRSGDSDDMEELDTIIYFDFDQATLKPEARALLLAHAERLKESPADVRLEGHADERGSREYNMALGERRANAVRDFLVLQGVRRSDLEVVSYGEERPLAMGSNASAWEKNRRVEIKY, encoded by the coding sequence ATGACCAACGTAAAAAAGCAGGGTTTGAGTCTGGCGTTTGTACTGGCGTTTCTGGCCGGTTGTTCGAGCACCGACACCACCGATGACAGCGATAGTGCCATGGGCGCAGATGGCCAGGCCGGCAGCGGTGTGACCACCGGCACCTCGGACCGTGACGGCGTCAGCTCACGTTCCGGAGACAGCGACGACATGGAAGAGCTGGACACCATTATTTACTTCGACTTCGACCAGGCGACCCTCAAGCCGGAAGCCCGTGCCTTGTTGCTGGCCCACGCCGAGCGCCTGAAAGAGTCTCCGGCAGATGTTCGTCTGGAAGGGCATGCCGACGAGCGCGGCTCGCGCGAATACAACATGGCCCTGGGTGAGCGTCGTGCCAACGCCGTGCGTGACTTCCTGGTGCTGCAGGGTGTGCGTCGCAGCGACCTGGAAGTGGTCAGTTACGGTGAAGAGCGTCCCCTGGCCATGGGCAGCAATGCCAGCGCCTGGGAGAAGAACCGTCGCGTTGAGATCAAATACTGA
- the mgrA gene encoding L-glyceraldehyde 3-phosphate reductase, translating into MLTTEPNPVYRPNPERYQNMPYPRCGRSGVRLSALSLGLWQNFGGVDSLSNARAMVQRAFDLGITHFDLANNYGPPYGSAETTFGQIMKQDLAPYRDELIISSKAGYDMWPGPYGIGGSRKYLIASCDQSLKRTGLEYFDIFYSHCMDPDTPLEETMGALDTIVRSGRALYAGISNYSPEKTREAVAILKSLGTPLLIHQPRYNMLDRWIEDGLTDVLKHEGVGSIVFSPLSQGMLTDKYLNGIPEGSRASRSEQIYFSEDDISAENLSKVQALNEVAQARGQSLAQLALAWVLNNDAVTSAIIGASRPEQIENSVAALDNLEFSDDELTTIEGILGA; encoded by the coding sequence ATGCTGACAACAGAACCCAATCCGGTCTACCGCCCCAACCCCGAACGCTACCAGAACATGCCCTACCCGCGCTGCGGGCGCAGTGGCGTGCGGTTATCGGCCCTGTCTCTGGGCCTGTGGCAGAATTTTGGCGGCGTGGACTCACTGAGCAATGCCCGAGCCATGGTTCAGCGGGCGTTCGACCTGGGCATCACCCACTTCGATCTGGCCAACAACTATGGCCCGCCCTACGGCTCTGCGGAAACCACCTTTGGCCAGATCATGAAGCAGGACCTGGCGCCCTATCGCGACGAACTGATCATTTCCAGTAAGGCCGGCTATGACATGTGGCCCGGGCCCTACGGAATCGGCGGCTCGCGCAAGTACCTGATCGCCAGTTGCGATCAGAGCCTGAAGCGTACCGGCCTGGAGTACTTTGATATTTTCTACTCCCACTGTATGGACCCGGACACCCCACTTGAGGAGACCATGGGCGCCCTGGACACCATTGTCCGCTCCGGTCGAGCCCTCTATGCTGGTATCTCCAACTATTCGCCGGAGAAGACCCGTGAAGCGGTGGCCATCCTGAAATCCCTGGGCACCCCGCTGCTGATCCACCAGCCGCGTTACAACATGCTCGACCGCTGGATTGAAGACGGCCTGACCGATGTGCTCAAACACGAGGGCGTTGGCTCTATCGTGTTCTCACCGCTGTCTCAGGGAATGCTTACCGACAAATACCTGAACGGCATCCCCGAGGGCTCACGGGCCTCGCGCAGCGAACAGATCTACTTCAGTGAGGATGACATCAGCGCCGAGAACCTGAGTAAGGTCCAGGCACTCAACGAGGTGGCGCAGGCCCGAGGCCAATCCCTGGCACAGTTGGCATTGGCCTGGGTCCTGAACAACGACGCCGTGACCAGTGCCATCATTGGCGCCAGTCGGCCCGAGCAGATTGAAAACTCGGTGGCGGCTCTGGATAACCTGGAATTCTCCGATGACGAGCTAACCACCATTGAGGGCATTCTGGGCGCCTGA
- the tolA gene encoding cell envelope integrity protein TolA, whose amino-acid sequence MTLKAYTLPLLISLSLHALVFALVFSTWDARPEPRDVQRPRVVQAKVVEYTPKSQRQAEQQAAQQKVIDMRQRQQERERQEAERRRQQEEARRAQAQREKREQEQRAQAEKERQEAERRRKEREAAEQRRREQELQAEREQLERQQQLDRALAEEAEFFEEQQAQEVAQSYVDVMAQRIENNWSRPPSARMGMQCVLEIQLVPTGQVVNVTVVESSGNSAFDRSAEQAVKRIDRFEEIQGMPSHVFESQFRQLRLVFKPEDLRL is encoded by the coding sequence ATGACCCTGAAGGCTTATACACTTCCCCTGTTGATCAGCCTCTCGCTGCACGCTCTGGTGTTCGCTCTGGTGTTTTCGACCTGGGACGCACGCCCGGAGCCGCGTGATGTACAGCGGCCCCGTGTGGTTCAGGCCAAGGTGGTTGAGTATACGCCCAAGAGTCAGCGTCAGGCGGAACAGCAAGCGGCGCAACAGAAAGTGATTGATATGCGCCAGCGCCAACAGGAGCGTGAGCGCCAGGAGGCCGAACGTCGCCGCCAGCAGGAAGAGGCTCGTAGGGCGCAGGCACAGCGAGAAAAGCGCGAGCAAGAACAGCGGGCGCAGGCGGAAAAGGAGCGCCAGGAGGCTGAACGCCGACGTAAAGAGCGGGAAGCCGCCGAGCAACGGCGCCGGGAGCAGGAGCTACAGGCCGAACGCGAGCAGCTGGAGCGTCAGCAGCAACTGGACCGCGCCCTGGCGGAAGAAGCCGAATTTTTTGAGGAACAACAGGCCCAGGAAGTGGCTCAGAGCTACGTCGATGTCATGGCGCAGCGCATCGAAAACAACTGGAGCCGGCCGCCGTCTGCCCGCATGGGTATGCAGTGTGTACTGGAGATTCAACTGGTGCCCACGGGGCAGGTGGTCAACGTTACGGTCGTGGAGAGCAGCGGGAACAGTGCTTTTGACCGCTCGGCAGAGCAGGCGGTCAAGCGTATCGATCGCTTCGAGGAGATTCAGGGGATGCCTTCCCACGTGTTTGAAAGTCAATTTCGCCAGTTGCGGCTGGTGTTTAAACCAGAGGATTTGAGATTGTGA